Proteins found in one Terriglobia bacterium genomic segment:
- a CDS encoding sigma-70 family RNA polymerase sigma factor, whose protein sequence is MRDLAYSLIYETDPPRICESVRVGYDPSRVHSVCWTEEELGRIRLVLRKLTALRVGNPEDAEDLVQDTLLTMVRKAPEIDLEKGMLIWAMGILRRKVGNYYRRAQRFTSLDEQVRHSVRCSSVVPSPEAILHHAELCAMIDAILSRLPPQEREAIDLFLAGRQTGEIVSLLRPERYQNIVNRVHRGRKKLAKELARFGYARHASKKQH, encoded by the coding sequence GTGCGCGATCTTGCCTATTCTCTCATCTATGAAACTGATCCGCCCCGAATCTGCGAATCCGTGCGGGTCGGTTACGATCCATCGCGAGTTCATTCCGTCTGCTGGACGGAGGAGGAGTTGGGGCGTATCCGACTGGTCCTGAGAAAACTGACGGCGCTGCGAGTGGGCAATCCCGAGGACGCCGAGGACCTGGTCCAGGACACGCTCCTGACCATGGTGCGTAAAGCCCCGGAGATCGATCTCGAAAAAGGAATGCTGATCTGGGCCATGGGAATCCTGCGCAGGAAAGTGGGCAATTATTATCGCAGGGCACAGCGCTTCACCTCGCTCGACGAACAGGTCCGGCACTCGGTCCGATGCTCATCCGTCGTGCCTTCGCCGGAGGCGATCTTGCATCACGCTGAGCTGTGCGCCATGATCGACGCGATTCTTAGCAGGCTTCCCCCGCAGGAACGCGAGGCAATCGATCTCTTTCTCGCAGGCAGACAGACCGGCGAGATCGTCTCGCTCTTGCGCCCGGAGCGCTACCAGAACATCGTCAACCGGGTCCACCGCGGGCGCAAGAAGCTCGCCAAAGAGCTGGCCAGATTCGGTTACGCAAGGCATGCCTCTAAGAAGCAGCACTAA